The following are from one region of the Syngnathus acus chromosome 10, fSynAcu1.2, whole genome shotgun sequence genome:
- the il12ba gene encoding interleukin 12Ba gives MQFLRNFRRSLSMKGHLTIYKSERTIAINASDIKSKMNAIDFCLLCAFLHVGYQNPQGSWTLQPNILVLNVNGSRSQQALKCLHSAAGFLNGDDKDILWKKNDKEKAQRGNSYLVQLEESLGGGRYSCHSSNGSLLNYTDVLIQEDFTKKRKILMKTDLAEYLKCTTQNFEGAFRCSWIWDRMRVGKVALIETGRGRAVECSPDASGQHWTCASTESHISCSVDDSGDGISCVDKQYCPFAEEKHKYFFTVYFRTEHFLLESYSKQFYVSEIVKPDKVTIRKVNQSMIELTYPGSWSSPHSFFPLTFQVLQSKHGCKNCDNPCDGSTGAKMPMADSSSACLFELENNSRTVCVRAKDALYDSHWSEWSHLSTD, from the exons ATGCAGTTCCTCAGGAATTTTCGGAGAAGTTTGTCAATGAAAGGTCACTTGACGATATATAAGAGTGAGCGGACAATTGCCATAAATGCCTCTGACATCAAAAGTAAG ATGAACGCAATCGATTTCTGTCTTCTGTGTGCTTTTCTACACGTGGGTTATCAGAACCCACAGGGCTCCTGGACGCTCCAACCTAACA tTTTGGTTTTGAACGTAAATGGTTCACGCAGCCAACAAGCCCTCAAGTGCCTGCACTCAGCAGCGGGATTCTTGAATGGCGATGACAAGGATattttgtggaagaagaaCGATAAAGAAAAGGCACAGAGGGGTAATTCATACCTGGTACAGCTCGAGGAGAGTTTGGGAGGAGGCCGCTACAGCTGCCACAGCTCAAATGGATCTCTTCTCAATTACACTGATGTCCTTATTCAAGAGGACTTCACCAAGAAGAGGAAGATTCTGATGAAAACTGACTTGG CCGAATATTTAAAGTGCACTACTCAGAATTTCGAGGGAGCGTTCAGATGCTCTTGGATCTGGGACAGGATGCGTGTTGGAAAAGTAGCACTCATCGAAACTGGACG AGGCAGAGCTGTTGAGTGTTCTCCTGACGCCAGTGGTCAGCACTGGACGTGCGCCTCTACTGAGAGTCACATCAGCTGCTCAGTAGACGACAGCGGAGACGGGATCTCCTGCGTGGACAAGCAGTACTGCCCATTTGCGGAGGAGAAACACAAATACTTCTTCACAGTCTATTTTAGGACGGAACATTTCCTGCTGGAGAGCTACTCCAAACAATTCTATGTGTCTGAAATTG TGAAACCTGACAAAGTGACAATCAGGAAAGTCAACCAATCGATGATAGAATTGACTTACCCAGGTTCCTGGAGCAGTCCCCACTCCTTCTTTCCTCTCACCTTCCAGGTTTTACAGAGCAAACATGGGTGTAAAAACTGTGACAATCCCTGTGATGGGTCTACGGGTGCAAAG ATGCCAATGGCGGACTCCTCAAGCGCTTGTCTGTTTGAGTTGGAGAACAATTCCAGGACTGTCTGTGTCCGAGCCAAGGATGCCCTCTACGACTCGCATTGGAGCGAATGGAGCCACCTCAG CACAGATTGA